Proteins encoded together in one Centropristis striata isolate RG_2023a ecotype Rhode Island chromosome 6, C.striata_1.0, whole genome shotgun sequence window:
- the LOC131973460 gene encoding LOW QUALITY PROTEIN: bile acid-CoA:amino acid N-acyltransferase-like (The sequence of the model RefSeq protein was modified relative to this genomic sequence to represent the inferred CDS: inserted 1 base in 1 codon) has product MDRKECCVKLSVQPSRGLVDEKFIILVQNAFPGYQLTIQALHTCDHGNSWQAFAHYTTSDTGTVNVSEDPSLGGTYSGVEPMGLLWSLRPVSGSKPGLRMRKINVQTPMVVKISVYQGHQTEGLVDQVPLAGVVVERWYMAPGVRRIQITEERLTATLFLPSGPGPFPGVLDLCGAGGKLEEYRAALLASHGFAAMALDYLTPKVVMETGKMVDDTYFEKAYGVLERHPQILSSRIAMLGLSFGASVTLRMAVYSKVMKLRCAVCISGIHVQPVDRPVMQISRYFNQVDPKTPVTKENHVIWRNWALPITTDPSLKVDVGRLQCPLLLVVGEDDQSMATXESALDMKEMMERAGNSHLLTVLSYPNTGHLIEPPFTPFARFSNLPSAQSSGRMMLLLDGEVVAHSRAHEDAWRKMLNFLKENLYGGTDSHSRL; this is encoded by the exons ATGGACAGGAAAGAGTGTTGTGTGAAGCTGTCGGTCCAGCCATCCAGAGGGCTTGTGGATGAGAAGTTTATCATCTTGGTCCAGAATGCCTTTCCTGGTTACCAGCTGACCATCCAGGCCCTCCACACCTGTGACCATGGAAACAGCTGGCAGGCGTTTGCTCACTACACCACCAGTGATACTGGGACTGTTAATG TTTCAGAGGATCCCAGTCTGGGCGGGACATATTCTGGAGTTGAACCAATGGGTCTACTCTGGAGCCTCAGACCAGTTTCAGGTAGCAAACCTGGGCTCCG GATGAGGAAGATCAATGTCCAGACTCCCATGGTGGTCAAAATCTCTGTGTACCAGGGTCATCAGACTGAGGGCTTGGTGGATCAGGTGCCACTGGCTGGTGTGGTGGTGGAGCGCTGGTACATGGCACCTGGTGTCCGCAGGATCCAGATCACAGAGGAAAGACTCACTGCGACCCTTTTCCTCCCCTCAG GACCGGGACCTTTCCCCGGCGTCCTGGACCTGTGTGGGGCTGGAGGGAAGTTGGAGGAGTACCGCGCAGCACTGCTGGCCTCCCACGGCTTTGCTGCCATGGCCCTCGACTATCTGACACCTAAAGTGGTCATGGAAACTGGGAAGATGGTGGACGACACATACTTTGAG AAGGCCTATGGAGTCCTGGAGCGGCATCCTCAGATCCTCAGCAGCAGGATCGCCATGTTGGGTCTTTCCTTTGGCGCCTCTGTCACCCTCAGAATGGCTGTTTACTCCAAAGTTATGAAG CTCAGGTGTGCAGTGTGTATTAGTGGGATCCATGTGCAACCGGTTGATCGACCTGTGATGCAAATATCAAGATACTTCAATCA AGTTGATCCAAAGACTCCGGTCACCAAGGAGAACCACGTAATCTGGCGAAATTGGGCCCTGCCCATCACCACAGACCCCTCACTCAAAGTGGAT GTGGGAAGACTCCAGTGTCCTCTGTTGCTGGTTGTAGGTGAGGACGATCAGAGCATGGCCA AAGAATCTGCACTGGAT ATGAAGGAGATGATGGAGCGGGCCGGGAACAGTCACCTGCTGACTGTCCTGTCGTACCCAAACACCGGTCACCTGATTGAACCTCCGTTCACGCCGTTTGCCCGATTCAGCAACTTACCTTCAGCTCAATCATCTGGGAGGA TGATGCTTCTGTTGGATGGAGAGGTGGTGGCACATTCTCGTGCTCATGAAGACGCCTGGAGGAAGATGCTGAACTTTCTGAAGGAGAATTTGTATGGCGGCACAGATTCCCACTCAAGATTATAG